Proteins co-encoded in one Leptolyngbya boryana PCC 6306 genomic window:
- a CDS encoding tetratricopeptide repeat protein, translating into MRLIHQFMLTSALMAGVSILAPVGQASARSQNSTPAQSVNLVNQGKQRAQQGDLSGAIALYTQAIQASPKYGDAYLHRGLALHDSGNLQRAIADFEQAAKLEPNNPKALYNRGESRSDIGDLQNAYADLTQAIRLQANYPEAFNTRGVVQAGRGDLKSAIADLTQAIKLRPNYADAFYNRGKARTESKDVNGAIADFTAAIRLDSDLAEAYGNRGLLYAQTGNKKSALQDLQTAAKLFQQQGNREGYQETLSYIQQLQR; encoded by the coding sequence ATGCGTTTGATTCATCAATTTATGCTGACCTCTGCTCTGATGGCAGGCGTGAGTATTCTCGCTCCAGTTGGTCAAGCATCTGCTCGATCGCAGAACTCCACTCCCGCTCAGAGCGTCAATCTTGTGAATCAGGGCAAGCAACGCGCTCAGCAAGGAGACCTTTCAGGCGCGATCGCACTTTACACTCAAGCCATTCAAGCGAGTCCAAAATACGGAGATGCTTATCTTCATCGGGGGTTGGCGCTGCATGATTCTGGCAATCTACAACGAGCGATCGCAGATTTTGAGCAAGCTGCAAAGCTAGAACCGAACAACCCTAAAGCGCTCTACAATCGAGGTGAATCTCGATCAGACATCGGTGATTTACAGAATGCCTATGCAGATCTAACTCAAGCCATTCGATTGCAAGCGAACTATCCAGAAGCATTTAATACTCGTGGTGTGGTTCAGGCAGGACGTGGAGATTTAAAGTCAGCGATCGCCGATCTCACTCAAGCAATCAAGTTACGTCCAAACTATGCGGATGCGTTTTACAACCGAGGGAAAGCTCGAACTGAGAGCAAAGATGTTAACGGCGCGATCGCAGACTTCACTGCTGCGATTCGACTTGATTCGGACTTAGCAGAAGCTTATGGGAATCGTGGTCTGCTGTATGCTCAAACCGGGAACAAGAAATCGGCACTACAAGATTTGCAAACGGCTGCAAAGCTATTTCAACAACAAGGAAATCGAGAAGGCTACCAAGAAACGCTGTCATACATTCAACAACTTCAACGGTAG